CCCATCTAATCGGCAGTCAGTGAACGCTACCTTCAGCGTAACCATCAACATGACTAAACAAATGCACAAAACCAGGAGAAGCATTTAATCAGATCATTGCTAGTGgagatacatttttattaaatttgtattattCCACATGATAATAGaacattcatcatcatcatcatcttctaccgcttatccgaactacctcgggtcacggggagcctgtgcctatctcaggcgtcatcgggcatcaaggcaggatacaccctggacggagtgccaacccatcgcagggcacacacacactcattcactcacgcaatcacacactacggacaattttccagagatgccaatctacctaccatgcatgtctttggaccgggggaggaaaccggagtacccggaggaaacccccgaggcacggggagaacatgcaaactccacacacacaaggcggaggcaggaatcgaaccccgaccctggaggtgtgaggtgaacgtgctaaccactaagccaccgtgcccccctttaatACAACATTTGAGGTaaaaatactacagtatattgtcCAGATACAGCTAAAGAAAGAGATGAACCACGAAACATTAactgataaatatttaattcactGGTTTATTAGACTGAAGTAATATTTTTAGATAAACAGTGACAGTGTCTTTAACTTTATTTTGCTATAATCCTAAAGACATTTAGCCATCTGTTATAAAGGCTTAATCATTTCTATCCAGCATTTAATCTGATTTAAGCTTCAGTTCAACAGAAAACTGTCTTTATAACTGATTATACCACAAGTCCATTCTCAATACCTTACAAATATCATGGCTCTTTTCTTTTATGGAAATTTAAATCTGATGTTTGTCATCCTATAATGACACATACTTTACATCCCATCCCTTCTAGAAGATTCAGCATTCGGCTGATGGACAGGAACTGTCTGGTTCTGGAAGACTGGCTGAAGGAAAAGGCCCAATgtcccaaccacacacacaattacaaagATCCACAGAAACATCCGATCCACCACCATGGCAACATACTTCCAGTCTTCAATAACCTGTGGAGAAAGCAAGAGGAATATGacaaagaagaagcctttatgtTGTGACCTATAcattacatcacagtgaaattctttcttaacatatcccaactttgtaggttagggtcagagcacagcgTCAGCTATGATagagcacccctggagcagagagggttaagggccttgctcaagggcccaaaagaggcagcttgaaccctgatccaccaatcaacaacacagagccttaactgcttgagctaccactgccccgGAGTAATATAAGAGTGAAAATGCGTCTGAGCAAAAGGTTATTACCCTTGTATGATTGGTGACTTTAGTCAGCTAGGCCTGCCTTTTACACTTAAACTGATTTAATTGTGACTTCAGCTCTCTTATAGTTAAACCGAGGCCTATCTGTATCCATTTTCTGTGAAGCTAGTGACTTGATAGACATAAGAACATGTGTTACAactcaatgtaaaaaaaaatgtaattaaaatcagtgaacacatacattgtgtttattcacacttagtttgtttattcataCTTAGCAATATTTGTGGGTTAAAGGTCTTGCTGAAGATCCCAACATTGGTTGACTGGCATTTCTAggacttaaaatatttttatcacaATCTCAGAAccttaaacacttaaaaaccCCTGCTCACAAGTTCATCCTCTACACCAACCAATCGTATATATAGCTCCACATTCTAACAGAAAAGAATACAGATGTTACTCAAGTCATCACTTACACTCTGGTCATCATCATTTCCCATCATGTGGTCAGCTACATAGCGAACTCCATCCACTGCTTCTTGAACATCAGCACCCAGGTCTGATTGTCCTCCACCTCCTCTCATGTCTCCCTGGTTGAAGGCGTTGCCATTGGGCAGGAACTCTCTAGGGCGCTGATCACCTTTTCTGTAAAAGCTGCTTCCTTTGCTGTAAAAGTGTCCTGGTGAAGACAGAACTGATGCTGAAGATGCAGCAAACAAGACCGAGGCGGATGAGGACATTCCCAACTTGCAGGGAGCTCGACTTCTAAGCCCAAACAGAGCTCTCTTATCTTTGAGATGCCTCCGCTGACGTAGCCTCTGCCGAGACGAGTTCCCTTCAGGCCTTCGCATAAAAAGCAACATGGGAAGTTTGTCCAGGAAGACCAGCTTCACCCATTTTGGCATAGTGTGAGTACTAGGGGATCGATGATGCACATTGAGCACACATACACTTGTGATAATGGAGAACGTCACCAACACCATGGTGAACATCAGGTACTTGCCAATTAGAGGGACATCCAGGGATGTAGGAGGAACAATTTTGGAGATCAATAACAGGAAAACTGTGAGGGCCAGGAGAACAGAGATGCACAGGGTCATCTTCTCACCACAATCTGAGGGTAAGTAGAAAACTAGGATGGCCAGCGAGGTGATTAAAACACACGGGATGATGAGGTTGATGGTGTAGAAGAGAGGTTTTCGCTTAATGATAAAATCATACGTCAGGTCTACGTAAGTCGGGTCCTGAGGGTTGACTGTCCTCCTTCCCGGCAGAGCTAAAATGTCCCACTCTCCACTAGGAGTGAAATCGTCCATACTGGCCACCTCAGACTTTAAGACAAGATCAATCTCTGTGTGGTCGTATGTCCATGAGCGGAACTTTAGCGTGCAGTTTTGCTGATCAAAGGGGAAGTGCTTGACCTCAATCTTGCAGGCGCTCTTGTAGATGGCAGGAGGAAGCCAGGCGATGCTGCCGTTAAACAGCACAATAGCGTTGGTGAAGACCGTCACCTCATACGTGCCATCGGCGCTTGAAAAGAAACAAGTTCTAATATCAttttagaaattattattatctattcgCTTTGTTCACTATTTTGCAAACTCTTTtggttttaaagaaatatatagcCTTTTAATTGTACAGGGAATTCAGGGGAAAAACACTTGATACTTATTTTGCAGTATCATTCTACTTCTATGGAAATATAGcacaatttctttcagggttATTAAATATAACACCAGTCAATTTATTATAGTATACCACATCACTGATAacttcttgattctgattggctagAAGGTGTTTTTGAccaaaaatgtaattttctaTAAGAGCAATAGTTACAATTACAAGTCAaatgacaggtttatattaaagctCTTGCTCAAATTCCTTACTGTTTTTACAGTTATAGCTAACTCACTAGGATGATCAATATGATCTATGCCTAATaataaagagatttatttttaaccaaataaaatcatacattgATTTGTTTGATATGATGAAGCTTCCTGTAAAGAAACattaatttactatttataGAAAGAGTCTCTATAATTTGGTAACGGTCAGATCTTAAAATGTTCCATTAAGTTTTTCACAGTGGACAAGTCTAAAAATGGAggcttttaatttttaattttttttttttggaacaagCTCCATTTTCTTTTGAATGAATTTGATAGCTGTATTATTACGCAGTTAGTTCAAGTCTAGCAATTTGATGAGTAGAACGTGGGAAGTTTCAACGGATGCATTACTTCACTTGGCATCACTTGTGTAATtttgaatttaaatataaaatcttgtCAAATGAAGATGAAACAGAAGATGGGACGCAAATTTTAACAAAAGTGCCCAAACAGAAATGTATGCATCATTCTGCTTGCTAAAAATGCTAGCTGATGGACTATAAAGCGTAAAGTGTAGCTCATTTGATATATTTCTGCTAGtggagcaaaaataaacagaacgcTCGGCCGTATATTGTCCGAAATAGCATTCAGTCAATATTAATTTCTTCTACAAAGAATTGTTGTGTAAAAGCAAAATCAAATGAGCAAGAGCTCAGTATTACTTCATTCTATAGTAAACAGTTATATTTAATGCAATGCAAAACAAGTTAGTTTGTGTTATCAAGCACGATATTTAATATCGTGCTTGATAACACAAACTAACTAGTTTTGCATTGCATTAAATATAACTGTTTACTATAGAATAAAAAGTATGATATACCAGtctttaaaacataataaaaaaaatagactttGTTGGCAAACTGCTGTTGTTTAATACACTACAAAACATGCTGCTAACGGatgataatcaatgttattcttCATTATTGTTGATTTCCTAACAATGTCATGTTCTAGTTTATTTCTAACAGAAATGTTCCAAAATATAAAGCAGGCAATTGTTAAGTAAAATATTTCAGCCATAATTCATCACACTAcacttttaaacaaatattttttataaatgatgtgATACTGCATTAAGTATGcagatatttgtttaaattatacTAAAATATACTCTGAGCTTAACTTACTTATTGTATAATACAATGTCAGGTAGCCAGATGTGTCTGGAGGGAATTCGGAGCTTGTCGATTCCCTCATATTCAGATGGGTCCCATGATAGTCTGTAATCATTCCAGTtctgagagaagaaaagaaacagtCTGAAATAATGGCTTCCCGGCAGTCAGATGGTACTTAATTACACGCTTCATTATCGTTTTAATAAGTGGTAGCGAGGGCGACAGAATGCTGCTCCGCTATTGGAGGGTCATTTCTACGGATATATTCATGTACAATGGCAAAGGACAGCGAAGCCGTGTTGCCTAATACTAGCTAATAATTGGCATGTAATGGACTACTCATGCTTACCTGTGTGAGCCAGACGTTTGTCGTCATGATTTGCTCCCTCTCGTTCTGTATGGAAACACACAAACCCTCAAATCGAGGCATTATCAGTAATTAACTGTTGACATTTTTTCTACTAGGCagccttttattttaattctaacaCTAAAGCATTGTGGGATTCCACAGTAAGAGTAGGCTTGACATTTAGAGATAACTCTAAAAGTATTGTCACCCTTCAGGAAAAGAAGGGTGAAAGAAGCTTGACAAATTACGTTTGCAAAAATAATTCAAGTTCTTCCATTTACATGTACAatcatggcatttggcagacgtccttatccagagcgacgtacaaaagtgcaacatccagtgactcagctgttcaggcatctagaggaagttcattccaccacctcggtgccagaacagaaaagagtcttgctgtatacctacctcttaccctgagagatggtgggaccagtggagcagcgatagtaatcatttatatttacatttacagcatttagcagacacacttttccagagtgacttacatttttatttcagtttatacacctgagcaattgagggttaagggccttgctcagtggccctgCAGTGACAACTTGGTGGtactgggattcgaaccaatgaccttccgatcagtagtcgaacaccttaaccactgagctaccacatcccaccaaTTGTAATCCAAGTGTCAAAGATTTGAATTTTAAGAAGAATCTTAGTGTCAGTGTTACTTTCTGTTCATTAGATGCTTCACCAAATATTAACCATGAGTCTACTTCTgctgggtgttttttttgtttgtttgtttgtttgtctgtttggatgtttttataattaaagaGTGAATATTAAGGAGTTATGCAAATCAAATAACCAACCCGCACCCAAACAAAAGATACTGTTCAACTTTATGTGCAACAACAGATTCAATTACCAGATGGGAAACAGGCTCATAAAAGTATATGGGATGTGGGATACAGTATGGGACTCGTATATCATAGCTGGAAACTCATCTCAGTGCTCACGTTACACTGTAGCGCCTTTAAACGAAGAGGTCCGACAGTGCACACTGCACGTCTTACAGAGAAGTGAAGGAGTGTAGGAATGGGTAGGGTGTTTGAttgaagtgagaaaaaaaatcagtatgttaataataatttttttttatgagcagAGCTTGTCCTCACCACGCTGATGAGCTGTGCCAGAGAGACCTGCAGCCTCACCGTCACTCTTTCGGTTCTGTTCAGAGCAGGCCTGATGAGGTTGTTATAACGCTCTTTTGCCAGAAGCCAGTTCATGAGACGCTCTTCAGAGTCTGCACAGATTACACCTGGAAAGCAGAAACACCAAAAATCTAGAACTAaccttgttcttcttcttattattattatcttattattattcaactGCCcaatttctacttttttttagtacaatacaaatgaattttagtattaatagtaataatagtggTTGACTAATATGCATTTTGTAAAATTGGTAACAAAACACACTTGAACACTTGCATTAAGCAATGTTTGTTCAATCCGTGACTTAACATTTTAAACTCAAGTCTCTTGTTGAAAATGTTGGCACAATGATGCTTTAATCTCAGTTCTGATTTTGATTGGCAGGTAACAACCACAAGCATTCAGTAAAGtgttcagattatttatttgttgatgaTTTTTTACTCTTGTAAAAGTGTTCagattatttaatgattttttactCTTTGATAGTGTGACCATTGGTTAATTCGGTGTGCTAAtgatagtttatttattttaaaaccatcAATAGTTGctcaatttatatattttattaatcttgAAGTTCATGGCTCCTTCATGTTAACTTATATGTTCAATAATCTCAGTTAAGAGATCCTTCATTTAGTTAAGTTACATGAGCCATTTTCTGTGTCTGATAAATATTCGTTTCATTCGTTTCGTTTCATTCATTCGTTTGATTGAATCTCTCATAGCTCCTCTGCATGTCTAGACATCAGCATGGAACATGTTTTATTACTCTGCTAGGATACTCGCTGCTGACTTTGCAGCCTTATACGTATATAACAAATGATCTGTTCCTGAATATACAATC
Above is a window of Tachysurus vachellii isolate PV-2020 chromosome 9, HZAU_Pvac_v1, whole genome shotgun sequence DNA encoding:
- the chrnb4 gene encoding neuronal acetylcholine receptor subunit beta-4 yields the protein MNGARTDNAASTMTRTLGTLLYAFTFVHIQSVICADSEERLMNWLLAKERYNNLIRPALNRTERVTVRLQVSLAQLISVNEREQIMTTNVWLTQNWNDYRLSWDPSEYEGIDKLRIPSRHIWLPDIVLYNNADGTYEVTVFTNAIVLFNGSIAWLPPAIYKSACKIEVKHFPFDQQNCTLKFRSWTYDHTEIDLVLKSEVASMDDFTPSGEWDILALPGRRTVNPQDPTYVDLTYDFIIKRKPLFYTINLIIPCVLITSLAILVFYLPSDCGEKMTLCISVLLALTVFLLLISKIVPPTSLDVPLIGKYLMFTMVLVTFSIITSVCVLNVHHRSPSTHTMPKWVKLVFLDKLPMLLFMRRPEGNSSRQRLRQRRHLKDKRALFGLRSRAPCKLGMSSSASVLFAASSASVLSSPGHFYSKGSSFYRKGDQRPREFLPNGNAFNQGDMRGGGGQSDLGADVQEAVDGVRYVADHMMGNDDDQSVIEDWKYVAMVVDRMFLWIFVIVCVVGTLGLFLQPVFQNQTVPVHQPNAESSRRDGM